CCGGTGACGGAGGGGGACGCCCGTCCCGGCGCCGAGGCCGTGCTCGAGTCCCCCGCCGCGTCCGCGCAGGCCGCCACCTCCACCCCCACGCACCCCAACGGCTGGGTGGGCCTGTCCGCGGAGCAGCGCGCCGCGCTGGTGGCCGAGTCCGCCGACGCCCCCCTTCCGGACCGCCTGCTGCGGATGAGCGAGCGCTTCATCAACACGCCCTACGTGCTGTCCCCGCTGGGCGAGGGCGGCGGCGTGGACCCCGACCCGACCTTCCGGCTGGACGCGGTGGACTGCCTCACCTTCGTGGAGCAGTCCCTGGCGCTGGGGCTGGCGCGCTCCGAGGCGGACGTGGGGCCGCTGCTGGACACCCTCCGCTACGCCAGCACGCCCTCCTACGAGGACCGCAACCACCTCATGGAGGCGCAGTGGCTGCCCAACAACATCCGCAAGGGCTTCCTGGCCGACGTCACGCGCCGCTACGGCGGTGAGGACGCGGTGCCCGTCACCAAGACGCTCACCCCGCTCACCTGGCAGTCGCGCTCCTCGGCGGCGCTGGGGCTCCCGAAGGAGCGGCGGCCGGTGGGCACGTACACGCTGAACATGCTCCCGCTGGAGCGGGTGATGGCGCACGCGCGCGCCATCCCCTCCGGCACCATCCTCGTGGTGCTGCGCGAGGACCTGCCGCTGAAGGCCACCCGGGTGACGCACCTGGGCTTCGTGGTGCAGCGCAAGAAGCGCACGTTCCTCCGCCACGCCTCGCGCGGCGGCTACAACCGCGTGGTGGACGAGGACCTGGAGACGTTCCTCGCCCGCAACGCGCGCTATGCGAAGTGGAAGGTGACCGGCGTCAGCCTCTTCGAGGTGCGCCGGCCGGACTCCGATAGCACCGGCGCGGTGGTGCGCTCGCCCTGAGGCGGGGCCCGCCTGCCCGCCTGCTCAGTGGGCGGGCGG
Above is a window of Pyxidicoccus xibeiensis DNA encoding:
- a CDS encoding N-acetylmuramoyl-L-alanine amidase-like domain-containing protein; translated protein: MKAAVLAAALLSQAPSAPKPPSPASQPPVTEGDARPGAEAVLESPAASAQAATSTPTHPNGWVGLSAEQRAALVAESADAPLPDRLLRMSERFINTPYVLSPLGEGGGVDPDPTFRLDAVDCLTFVEQSLALGLARSEADVGPLLDTLRYASTPSYEDRNHLMEAQWLPNNIRKGFLADVTRRYGGEDAVPVTKTLTPLTWQSRSSAALGLPKERRPVGTYTLNMLPLERVMAHARAIPSGTILVVLREDLPLKATRVTHLGFVVQRKKRTFLRHASRGGYNRVVDEDLETFLARNARYAKWKVTGVSLFEVRRPDSDSTGAVVRSP